One genomic window of Polyangium aurulentum includes the following:
- a CDS encoding RNA polymerase sigma factor: MRAIEMLAPFLFSRSVENTRDDDLVERMRRGDVAAIGEVYDQHYAAVRSFARRLTGDDAAAEDLVHDVFVALPGAIQRFRGGSSLKTFLVSIAVNHARHHLRSAARRRAAMERLAQEPEPRAPSPERELSRASLAHALNRALDALPDAQRVAFVLLEVEDRSAREAAEIMGVPEATVRTRLFHAKQKLRTLLEEEGFR; the protein is encoded by the coding sequence ATGAGGGCCATCGAGATGCTCGCCCCGTTCCTGTTCTCCCGCTCCGTCGAGAACACCCGGGACGACGACCTCGTCGAGCGCATGCGCCGCGGCGACGTCGCCGCCATCGGCGAGGTCTACGATCAGCACTACGCCGCCGTCCGCTCGTTCGCGCGCCGCCTCACCGGCGACGACGCTGCGGCCGAGGACCTCGTGCACGACGTCTTCGTCGCCCTCCCAGGCGCCATCCAGCGCTTCCGGGGAGGATCGTCGCTCAAGACCTTCCTCGTCTCGATCGCCGTCAATCACGCCCGCCACCACCTGCGCAGCGCCGCGCGACGACGCGCCGCCATGGAGCGCCTCGCCCAGGAGCCCGAGCCCCGCGCCCCGAGCCCCGAGCGCGAGCTGAGCCGCGCGAGCCTCGCCCACGCCTTGAACCGCGCGCTCGATGCGCTCCCCGACGCCCAGCGCGTCGCGTTCGTCCTCCTCGAGGTCGAGGATCGCAGCGCGCGCGAGGCCGCCGAGATCATGGGCGTGCCCGAGGCCACGGTGCGAACGCGCCTGTTCCACGCGAAGCAAAAGCTGCGCACCCTGCTCGAAGAGGAGGGGTTCCGATGA
- a CDS encoding sensor histidine kinase, protein MIRPSLDFSTDEDRSPRARGETAGEFEAAGDGDVTGRILRRWLLGLRGAVFGLLLVTLPLSERLLGFHVRYALALPAVLAVAAVNAAAVLRARPDRPASRASVALGVGLDMAGIAAVLACAGGAANPFNALLLVHVALAASILPGAATFALTALAACLFAALFAVPSGACCPSHPENGAFSTHLYGMWAAFVMSAGIIAYFVTRVRDALEARGREIARLRREAEQNARFYALGTLAAGTAHELGTPLGTIAVLSGEIAEGSEDPVARRHATAIEAQVERCRRVITKMQGCGLPLAGAAERTEVVDAVERAVAAWRAAHPEASVSVRVGSAAGATVPLPPEEVEAALGALLDNALFATRAAGSDEPIAVVVRPDGQGIAVAVEDGGTGVAEALRDRVGEPFLTTKAPGDGMGLGLFLVRRAVEAKGGKLEVGPRAPRGTRVVLSFSGGEA, encoded by the coding sequence GTGATCCGCCCCTCTCTGGATTTCTCTACGGATGAAGATCGCTCGCCGCGCGCGCGTGGGGAGACCGCGGGCGAATTCGAGGCGGCGGGCGACGGGGACGTCACGGGACGCATCCTGCGCCGCTGGCTGCTCGGCTTGCGGGGCGCGGTGTTCGGGCTCTTGCTCGTGACGCTGCCGCTCTCGGAGCGCCTGCTCGGCTTCCACGTTCGTTACGCGCTCGCCTTGCCGGCGGTGCTCGCGGTGGCCGCGGTGAACGCGGCGGCCGTCCTGCGGGCGCGGCCGGATCGGCCTGCGTCGCGGGCGTCGGTCGCGCTCGGCGTGGGGCTCGACATGGCGGGCATCGCGGCGGTGCTCGCGTGCGCGGGCGGCGCGGCGAACCCTTTCAACGCGCTCCTGCTCGTGCACGTGGCGCTCGCGGCGTCGATCTTGCCGGGGGCCGCGACGTTCGCGCTGACGGCGCTCGCCGCGTGTCTTTTCGCCGCGCTCTTTGCGGTGCCCTCGGGGGCGTGCTGTCCGAGCCACCCCGAGAACGGGGCGTTCTCGACGCACCTTTATGGGATGTGGGCGGCATTCGTGATGTCCGCGGGGATCATCGCCTATTTCGTGACGCGGGTGCGCGACGCGCTCGAGGCGCGCGGGCGCGAGATCGCGCGGCTGCGGCGCGAGGCCGAGCAGAACGCGCGGTTTTATGCGCTGGGGACTCTGGCGGCGGGGACGGCGCACGAGCTCGGCACGCCCCTCGGCACGATTGCGGTCCTGTCGGGAGAGATCGCCGAGGGGAGCGAGGACCCCGTGGCGCGGCGGCACGCGACGGCGATCGAGGCGCAGGTGGAGCGGTGCCGGCGGGTGATCACCAAGATGCAAGGGTGCGGGTTGCCGCTCGCGGGGGCGGCGGAGCGGACGGAGGTGGTGGACGCCGTCGAGCGCGCGGTGGCGGCGTGGCGCGCGGCGCACCCGGAGGCGAGCGTCTCGGTGCGCGTGGGGAGCGCGGCGGGGGCGACCGTGCCATTGCCGCCCGAGGAGGTGGAGGCCGCGCTCGGGGCGCTCCTCGATAACGCGCTCTTCGCGACGCGCGCGGCGGGCTCGGACGAGCCCATTGCGGTGGTGGTTCGTCCGGACGGACAGGGCATTGCCGTGGCGGTGGAGGACGGCGGCACGGGCGTGGCCGAGGCCTTGCGGGATCGGGTGGGCGAGCCCTTCTTGACGACGAAGGCGCCGGGGGATGGAATGGGGCTCGGGCT
- a CDS encoding hybrid sensor histidine kinase/response regulator has translation MHRFPPSRTRFALLAAAVVLVLSLVAARLLDAPDVPADVVVVLLGAALLLWIADVGRAARANEALRCEIAERKRVEEALRESETKLRTLVRHFPNGAVFLFDRDLRYLVADGRALELYGFTSPEVEGRTLQEVLEPEAVRRLAPVYRATLAGETPPEFQYQHNDRTLHLVGVPVRDDTGAVIAGMLIALDITDFRQAEEERKRIERKLQDTQRLESLGLLAGGIAHDFNNLLAAILGHADVVRLDVPPGSETAESVDAIIAGVRRAAEMTNRLLAYAGKGHFVLRPVLLNDVLRELDDLMRVSMGQHAQVELDLAEDLPAIEADAAQLRQVALNLLVNASEAIDPGTQGTVTVSTRAEELDDGRLAQLAPNGERAPGRYVRLSVKDTGCGMDAETLARIFDPFFTTKFAGRGLGLAAVHGIVRGHRGMMEVESEPGRGTTFHIWFPATEAAAPRAEPPATATCARRGTALVVDDEPAVRAAFARVLKRLGFDVRMAEDGPAALEALRAGIPDLVVAFVDLTMPLMPGDVLARAIRECRPDIPLILMSGYTAEDVAARHGDVGHAVFLHKPFTLEALREALRCALEGKGT, from the coding sequence ATGCACCGCTTCCCGCCCTCGAGAACCCGGTTTGCCCTGCTCGCGGCGGCCGTGGTGCTGGTCCTCTCGCTCGTCGCGGCGAGGCTCCTCGACGCCCCCGACGTGCCCGCGGACGTCGTCGTGGTATTGCTCGGCGCGGCGCTCCTGCTCTGGATCGCCGACGTGGGGCGCGCGGCTCGCGCCAACGAGGCGCTGCGATGCGAAATCGCCGAGCGCAAGCGGGTCGAGGAGGCGCTGCGCGAGAGCGAGACGAAGCTGCGGACGCTCGTGCGCCATTTCCCGAACGGCGCCGTTTTCCTCTTCGACCGCGACCTGCGCTACCTCGTCGCGGACGGGCGCGCGCTCGAGCTGTATGGATTCACGAGCCCGGAGGTCGAGGGCAGGACGCTGCAGGAGGTGCTCGAGCCCGAGGCCGTCCGGAGGCTCGCGCCCGTTTATCGCGCGACGCTCGCCGGCGAGACGCCGCCCGAATTTCAATACCAGCACAACGATCGCACGCTTCACCTGGTCGGCGTGCCGGTGCGCGACGACACGGGCGCCGTCATCGCGGGCATGCTCATCGCCCTCGACATCACCGACTTCCGGCAGGCCGAGGAGGAGCGCAAGCGCATCGAGCGCAAATTGCAGGACACGCAGCGCCTCGAGAGCCTCGGCCTGCTCGCCGGAGGCATCGCCCACGATTTCAACAACCTGCTCGCGGCGATCCTCGGCCACGCCGACGTGGTGCGCCTCGACGTCCCGCCGGGATCGGAGACGGCCGAGAGCGTCGACGCGATCATCGCCGGCGTGCGGCGCGCGGCCGAGATGACGAACCGGCTGCTCGCCTATGCGGGCAAGGGTCATTTCGTTCTTCGTCCGGTGCTCCTGAACGACGTGCTGCGCGAGCTCGACGATCTGATGCGCGTATCGATGGGCCAGCACGCGCAGGTCGAGCTGGACCTCGCCGAAGACCTGCCCGCGATCGAGGCCGACGCCGCGCAATTGCGGCAGGTCGCGCTCAACCTGCTCGTCAATGCGTCAGAGGCGATCGACCCCGGGACGCAAGGCACGGTCACGGTCTCCACGCGCGCCGAGGAGCTGGACGACGGCAGGCTCGCGCAGCTCGCGCCGAATGGCGAGCGCGCGCCTGGCCGTTACGTGCGCCTGTCCGTGAAGGACACCGGATGCGGCATGGACGCCGAGACGCTCGCGCGCATCTTCGACCCCTTCTTCACCACGAAATTCGCCGGGCGCGGGCTCGGTCTCGCCGCCGTGCACGGCATCGTGCGCGGCCATCGCGGGATGATGGAGGTCGAGAGCGAGCCCGGTCGCGGCACGACGTTCCACATCTGGTTTCCGGCGACCGAGGCCGCCGCGCCGCGCGCCGAGCCCCCCGCGACGGCGACGTGCGCGCGGCGCGGAACGGCCCTCGTGGTGGACGACGAGCCTGCCGTGCGCGCCGCATTCGCGCGCGTCCTGAAGCGCCTCGGCTTCGATGTGCGCATGGCCGAGGACGGCCCCGCAGCGCTCGAGGCGCTGCGCGCCGGCATCCCCGATCTGGTCGTCGCATTCGTGGACCTCACGATGCCGCTGATGCCCGGAGACGTGCTGGCGCGCGCGATCCGCGAATGTCGCCCGGACATCCCGCTCATCCTGATGAGCGGATACACGGCCGAGGACGTGGCCGCGCGCCACGGCGACGTGGGGCACGCGGTTTTTCTGCACAAACCATTCACGCTCGAGGCGCTGCGCGAGGCGCTGCGGTGCGCGCTGGAAGGTAAGGGGACCTAG